A single region of the Tigriopus californicus strain San Diego chromosome 8, Tcal_SD_v2.1, whole genome shotgun sequence genome encodes:
- the LOC131885497 gene encoding serine/arginine repetitive matrix protein 2-like isoform X3, with the protein MQGVSSPSVHANTATPSEQPALSHASLDIVPPVFPLERSDFSRLSTDELSLTSEQRRVSFNSDISVKRIPKPRHYKTLPLTLKRDELESGPFASAVRQEPPTSEKDIASEARLILTQLEGVQCSVSPTPNSTSSGFGTPTGVLPHSASSVVRSASCGAAAGGSNTVFGPSHSKVGSSASFHTNKRPNLNSNASCSSTQSYHHHRPLWKQSSEQLEQHHQQRKIPTQTSSKFITNRTSSGGSASNEDSSWQSSGVHSATEDSYRSSSLTSTLSRRPLHEDDLTSQLRREQNSLYGLHALNNLDIAVNGRVVNSMPSYQEIRRQISLENSTGSDRHLHNQSPPAVKRNQVLSPPKPPRKSTSVSPIPPVKRSSMEVIHYAQPVSSRGNPGQSAKMVSSVMEQLSQDAKFRRGMMANSAMEDDDITSTMTSSYSSQNLRRSPTRNLAPSPSRISPSRTCMTDTELLRSPTEVLYAVSDKHKHHHNERLADSASQTIHNDIHPRYHQPPSHHHRTSRASSREDLLSDVPSSYRNGELNNRVMSRSADPYRYRDDDKENNFKARIQVVSPDRVASVDRFNRKPYKTTINTATDNIQYRGNTLNNKNNSNLYQKNHHHSYRNRSSETEHYKVPKNKAPVEYFGNGSIRPASVQSLQYHDSDQSSINPYNGQSRFASTRLVKNADTVNSKRHHSQHHLNGRELDREGRTIRRSTEGRGRTYSGCSTSPDRETSPDRYSKPKAPPRSYSYIQNRSPSSSPTRPPRSRSSPAKEIIGNVIRRATNHSGPPRQVERTPSNRAQTSARHPIKDIRRVHNDFRREHSSPSIRATEESEDRLSKFTEYRGDDSSSYNQRVDRRGSSVAYDHRRQNDDYSSVEDRERGQSLPPGATIDSIRDFYKSSQFKSMYALPPSPSRPAPVLDRAPSTSTLSRRDHSVGRSKRPNRVSISEGEITDDANRIGSLQRPRPPKVMNSAAAMSQHGSHRPIPPARKASTKRQAPSPPGQPRLIRRVVSSDRDERGHHGMTDQMRRVASADRGLQHPPARKPLGRQTSMGEPLDSSFSESDGLIPEQDRVNDSGRRWTAAQSDLESDYRRDLATSGLHHEARGRDGGGGGGGGGSIAGINSGTLRKRSLDRRRDSGASPVGRASSTAREEERRKVLEIEEERLRREREVQLRRNAAIGRSNSRVNRAGLTSQGLGPKSRSRQLLDDHESQYSGHSSSSAMRKDPIKVNRVEPHNRIIRVKRNPSNAASANGALNGGARSTLNRKKMPGSVTSSINSSESEQGSQGAGGSNANAQRSVFLHAACVADIPTPAEKRIPPPRALSAESRENLNRNATQGTGGGPPQSNLKNSKKISRSISLLAPWKPRNVQRNQEIHYNNGAMFNGGGGGGASGKPPRPPPVARRSATMQRDKKSASSSDLLQSDPLPPPQSPPSPEMPMVIGEQRSGVRAATNGAGGKPSSKVSRSVSMPKDSRLAGWFKKRKRV; encoded by the exons ATGCAAGGAGTGTCCTCCCCCTCTGTCCACGCCAATACTGCCACTCCCTCGGAGCAACCCGCTCTTAGCCACGCCAGTCTAGACATTGTTCCCCCCGTGTTCCCCCTGGAACGATCCGATTTCTCGAGACTCTCGACCGACGAACTCTCGTTGACCTCCGAACAGAGGCGGGTCAGCTTCAATTCCGATATCAGTGTGAAACGGATTCCCAAACCAAGGCATTATAAGACTTTGCCTTTGACATTAAAGAGGGACGAGCTGGAATCGGGTCCTTTTGCCAGTGCTGTTCGACAAGAACCACCCACTTCAGAAAAGGACATTGCGAGTGAGGCTCGCTTAATCTTGACTCAGTTGGAAGGTGTCCAGTGCTCGGTGTCTCCCACTCCAAATTCGACTTCATCGGGCTTTGGCACGCCAACAGGAGTGCTCCCGCATTCTGCTTCCTCTGTCGTTCGATCGGCGTCTTGCGGTGCTGCTGCCGGTGGCTCCAACACCGTCTTCGGCCCCTCTCACAGTAAAGTAGGGTCTTCGGCGTCGTTTCACACCAACAAGCGACCGAACCTGAACTCCAACGCGAGTTGCTCATCCACCCAGAGTTATCATCACCATCGCCCACTTTGGAAACAGAGTTCGGAGCAACTCGAGCAACATCACCAGCAACGGAAGATACCCACGCAAACGAGCAGCAAGTTCATCACCAATCGGACGAGCAGTGGTGGAAGTGCCAGCAACGAGGATAGTAGTTGGCAAAGTAGTGGGGTTCATAGTGCAACTGAGGACTCTTACCGATCATCCTCACTGACCTCCACTTTGAGTCGTCGTCCTCTGCACGAGGATGATCTGACCTCTCAATTGAGGAGGGAACAAAATTCCTTGTACGGGCTCCATGCCCTGAATAACCTTGACATTGCGGTGAATGGTCGTGTAGTGAATTCTATGCCCAGTTATCAAGAGATCCGTCGACAAATCAGTTTGGAAAATTCAACGGGCTCAGACCGACACCTGCACAACCAATCGCCTCCAGCCGTCAAACGAAATCAAGTGCTCTCGCCTCCCAAACCGCCCCGAAAATCGACCAGCGTTAGTCCCATTCCTCCAGTGAAGAGATCCTCCATGGAAGTGATCCATTACGCTCAGCCCGTGAGCTCACGAGGCAATCCGGGTCAATCAGCCAAGATGGTCAGTTCTGTGATGGAACAGCTCTCTCAAGATGCGAAATTTCGACGAGGAATGATGGCCAATAGTGCAATGGAAGACGATGACATCACTTCGACCATGACATCATCGTACTCGTCGCAGAATTTGCGCCGAAGTCCCACTCGAAACCTAGCACCGTCACCCTCCAGAATATCGCCTTCGCGAACTTGCATGACGGATACTGAGCTACTTCGGTCTCCCACTGAAGTATTGTATGCCGTCTCCGATAAGCACAAGCATCACCACAACGAGCGTCTGGCAGATTCAGCCAGTCAAACCATCCACAATGACATTCACCCTAGATATCATCAACCTCCCTCTCATCACCATCGCACTTCTCGAGCGTCCTCAAGGGAGGATCTCTTGAGCGATGTGCCCAGTAGTTACAGGAACGGTGAGCTCAACAACCGAGTGATGTCCAGATCGGCGGATCCTTATCGTTACAGGGACGACGACAAAGAGAATAACTTCAAAGCTAGAATCCAAGTAGTGTCTCCTGATCGGGTCGCTTCAGTGGATCGGTTCAATCGAAAGCCTTACAAGACCACCATTAATACCGCTACCGACAATATCCAGTACCGAGGCAACACTTTGAATAACAAGAACAATAGTAACCTGTATCAAAAGAACCACCATCACTCTTACCGTAACCGATCCTCGGAGACTGAGCATTACAAGGTGCCCAAAAACAAAGCCCCtgttgaatattttggaaatggcTCCATTCGACCCGCTTCAGTCCAGTCATTGCAGTACCATGACTCGGACCAATCGTCGATCAACCCGTATAATGGGCAAAGCCGATTCGCATCCACACGGCTGGTGAAAAATGCAGACACCGTGAACTCGAAGAGACATCACTCTCAGCATCATCTGAATGGACGAGAGTTGGACAGGGAAGGAAGGACCATTCGAAGATCCACAGAGGGCAGGGGCCGGACATATTCAGGCTGTAGCACCAGTCCAGATCGAGAAACATCCCCTGACCGGTATAGTAAGCCCAAGGCACCGCCTCGTTCCTATAGTTATATTCAAAATCGTTCCCCTAGTTCATCACCCACTCGACCCCCGCGATCGAGATCGAGTCCAGCTAAAGAGATCATCGGTAATGTGATCCGCAGAGCCACTAACCACAGTGGACCACCGAGGCAGGTTGAGAGAACGCCTAGCAATCGAGCCCAAACCTCAGCCCGCCACCCAATCAAAGACATAAGGCGGGTCCACAACGACTTCCGTCGAGAGCACTCAAGTCCATCCATTCGTGCCACGGAGGAGTCGGAGGACAGATTGTCCAAGTTCACAGAATACCGGGGGGATGACTCGAGCTCTTACAATCAACGGGTGGACCGCCGAGGTAGCAGCGTGGCGTATGATCACCGACGCCAAAATGACGATTATAGCAGTGTTGAGGATAGGGAACGAGGCCAGAGTCTGCCCCCAGGAGCTACCATTGACTCTATCCGAGATTTTTATAAATCATCTCAGTTCAAGTCCATGTATGCTCTTCCACCCAGTCCAAGTCGACCCGCCCCTGTTTTGGATCGAGCTCCATCGACCTCGACTTTGAGTCGCCGAGACCACAGTGTTGGTCGATCTAAACGTCCCAACCGAGTGTCAATTTCTGAGGGTGAGATCACCGATGATGCCAATCGCATTGGAAGCCTTCAGCGCCCAAGGCCACCCAAAGTGATGAACTCGGCGGCAGCCATGAGTCAACATGGATCTCATCGTCCCATTCCGCCCGCTCGAAAGGCATCCACCAAGAGACAAGCGCCAAGTCCGCCAGGCCAGCCACGTCTCATTCGTCGAGTGGTTTCTAGTGACCGCGACGAGCGAGGTCACCACGGAATGACTGATCAAATGAGACGAGTAGCGAGTGCTGACCGAGGATTGCAACATCCTCCGGCTAGAAAACCCTTGGGACGACAGACCAGCATGGGAGAGCCCCTGGATTCGAGTTTCTCAGAGAGTGACGGATTAATTCCAGAGCAG GATCGCGTCAATGACTCAGGTCGTCGGTGGACTGCTGCCCAATCAGATCTGGAATCTGATTATAGACGAGACCTAGCCACAAGTGGCTTGCATCATGAGGCACGTGGGCGGGATGGCGGAGGAgggggtggaggaggaggatcaatCGCTGGGATCAATAGCGGTACTCTTCGAAAGCGTAGCTTAGATCGGAGACGGGATAGTGGAGCTTCTCCAGTGGGACGAGCCTCGAGTACAGCTCGAGAGGAGGAAAGACGAAAGGTCTTAGAAATAGAGGAGGAACGCCTCCGACGGGAGCGAGAGGTTCAATTACGCCGAAATGCAGCCATCGGAAGATCAAATAGTCGAGTGAACAGAGCAGGGCTGACCTCGCAAGGACTGGGTCCAAAATCTCGATCAAGACAACTCTTGGATGACCACGAGTCACAATATTCGGGTCACTCGAGCTCTAGTGCAATGCGAAAAGATCCGATCAAAGTCAATCGGGTAGAGCCCCACAATCGAATCATTCGAGTTAAACGCAACCCGAGTAACGCAGCCAGCGCTAATGGGGCCCTCAATGGAGGCGCCCGGTCCACGTTGAACCGCAAGAAAATGCCTGGCAGTGTTACGTCTTCCATCAATAGCTCGGAGAGTGAACAAGGTAGCCAGGGGGCCGGTGGATCAAATGCAAATGCTCAACGCTCCGTGTTCCTACACGCCGCTTGTGTTGCAGACATTCCAACTCCCGCAGAGAAACGAATTCCCCCTCCACGTGCTCTATCGGCCGAAAGTCGAGAGAATTTGAACAGGAATGCAACCCAGGGAACGGGTGGAGGTCCCCCGCAGTCAAACTTGAAGAACTCCAAAAAGATTTCGCGTTCCATTTCTCTTCTGGCGCCTTGGAAGCCAAGGAATGTGCAGAGGAATCAGGAAATTCATTACAATAACGGCGCCATGTTCAatggcggcggcggcggcggagCTTCTGGTAAACCTCCACGACCTCCACCGGTAGCCCGAAGAAGTGCTACAATGCAACGTGATAAGAAATCGGCCTCGTCAAGTGACCTCCTTCAGAGTGATCCCTTACCTCCACCACAATCACCTCCGTCTCCGGAGATGCCCATGGTGATTGGAGAGCAACGCTCCGGAGTAAGAGCAGCCACAAATGGAGCGGGTGGAAAACCATCGAGCAAAGTGTCAAGGTCTGTGTCCATGCCAAAAGACTCGCGATTGGCTGGTTGGTTCAAGAAAAGGAAGCGAGTGTAA
- the LOC131885497 gene encoding serine/arginine repetitive matrix protein 2-like isoform X1, which yields MQGVSSPSVHANTATPSEQPALSHASLDIVPPVFPLERSDFSRLSTDELSLTSEQRRVSFNSDISVKRIPKPRHYKTLPLTLKRDELESGPFASAVRQEPPTSEKDIASEARLILTQLEGVQCSVSPTPNSTSSGFGTPTGVLPHSASSVVRSASCGAAAGGSNTVFGPSHSKVGSSASFHTNKRPNLNSNASCSSTQSYHHHRPLWKQSSEQLEQHHQQRKIPTQTSSKFITNRTSSGGSASNEDSSWQSSGVHSATEDSYRSSSLTSTLSRRPLHEDDLTSQLRREQNSLYGLHALNNLDIAVNGRVVNSMPSYQEIRRQISLENSTGSDRHLHNQSPPAVKRNQVLSPPKPPRKSTSVSPIPPVKRSSMEVIHYAQPVSSRGNPGQSAKMVSSVMEQLSQDAKFRRGMMANSAMEDDDITSTMTSSYSSQNLRRSPTRNLAPSPSRISPSRTCMTDTELLRSPTEVLYAVSDKHKHHHNERLADSASQTIHNDIHPRYHQPPSHHHRTSRASSREDLLSDVPSSYRNGELNNRVMSRSADPYRYRDDDKENNFKARIQVVSPDRVASVDRFNRKPYKTTINTATDNIQYRGNTLNNKNNSNLYQKNHHHSYRNRSSETEHYKVPKNKAPVEYFGNGSIRPASVQSLQYHDSDQSSINPYNGQSRFASTRLVKNADTVNSKRHHSQHHLNGRELDREGRTIRRSTEGRGRTYSGCSTSPDRETSPDRYSKPKAPPRSYSYIQNRSPSSSPTRPPRSRSSPAKEIIGNVIRRATNHSGPPRQVERTPSNRAQTSARHPIKDIRRVHNDFRREHSSPSIRATEESEDRLSKFTEYRGDDSSSYNQRVDRRGSSVAYDHRRQNDDYSSVEDRERGQSLPPGATIDSIRDFYKSSQFKSMYALPPSPSRPAPVLDRAPSTSTLSRRDHSVGRSKRPNRVSISEGEITDDANRIGSLQRPRPPKVMNSAAAMSQHGSHRPIPPARKASTKRQAPSPPGQPRLIRRVVSSDRDERGHHGMTDQMRRVASADRGLQHPPARKPLGRQTSMGEPLDSSFSESDGLIPEQRPWSSVSEEELEFEIDALTNELDRAPSMSQLSTTSSRLRPMSHRSAATTTVIHLHQPKERRGNAIIYDKTPTLSYTFIQDRVNDSGRRWTAAQSDLESDYRRDLATSGLHHEARGRDGGGGGGGGGSIAGINSGTLRKRSLDRRRDSGASPVGRASSTAREEERRKVLEIEEERLRREREVQLRRNAAIGRSNSRVNRAGLTSQGLGPKSRSRQLLDDHESQYSGHSSSSAMRKDPIKVNRVEPHNRIIRVKRNPSNAASANGALNGGARSTLNRKKMPGSVTSSINSSESEQGSQGAGGSNANAQRSVFLHAACVADIPTPAEKRIPPPRALSAESRENLNRNATQGTGGGPPQSNLKNSKKISRSISLLAPWKPRNVQRNQEIHYNNGAMFNGGGGGGASGKPPRPPPVARRSATMQRDKKSASSSDLLQSDPLPPPQSPPSPEMPMVIGEQRSGVRAATNGAGGKPSSKVSRSVSMPKDSRLAGWFKKRKRV from the exons ATGCAAGGAGTGTCCTCCCCCTCTGTCCACGCCAATACTGCCACTCCCTCGGAGCAACCCGCTCTTAGCCACGCCAGTCTAGACATTGTTCCCCCCGTGTTCCCCCTGGAACGATCCGATTTCTCGAGACTCTCGACCGACGAACTCTCGTTGACCTCCGAACAGAGGCGGGTCAGCTTCAATTCCGATATCAGTGTGAAACGGATTCCCAAACCAAGGCATTATAAGACTTTGCCTTTGACATTAAAGAGGGACGAGCTGGAATCGGGTCCTTTTGCCAGTGCTGTTCGACAAGAACCACCCACTTCAGAAAAGGACATTGCGAGTGAGGCTCGCTTAATCTTGACTCAGTTGGAAGGTGTCCAGTGCTCGGTGTCTCCCACTCCAAATTCGACTTCATCGGGCTTTGGCACGCCAACAGGAGTGCTCCCGCATTCTGCTTCCTCTGTCGTTCGATCGGCGTCTTGCGGTGCTGCTGCCGGTGGCTCCAACACCGTCTTCGGCCCCTCTCACAGTAAAGTAGGGTCTTCGGCGTCGTTTCACACCAACAAGCGACCGAACCTGAACTCCAACGCGAGTTGCTCATCCACCCAGAGTTATCATCACCATCGCCCACTTTGGAAACAGAGTTCGGAGCAACTCGAGCAACATCACCAGCAACGGAAGATACCCACGCAAACGAGCAGCAAGTTCATCACCAATCGGACGAGCAGTGGTGGAAGTGCCAGCAACGAGGATAGTAGTTGGCAAAGTAGTGGGGTTCATAGTGCAACTGAGGACTCTTACCGATCATCCTCACTGACCTCCACTTTGAGTCGTCGTCCTCTGCACGAGGATGATCTGACCTCTCAATTGAGGAGGGAACAAAATTCCTTGTACGGGCTCCATGCCCTGAATAACCTTGACATTGCGGTGAATGGTCGTGTAGTGAATTCTATGCCCAGTTATCAAGAGATCCGTCGACAAATCAGTTTGGAAAATTCAACGGGCTCAGACCGACACCTGCACAACCAATCGCCTCCAGCCGTCAAACGAAATCAAGTGCTCTCGCCTCCCAAACCGCCCCGAAAATCGACCAGCGTTAGTCCCATTCCTCCAGTGAAGAGATCCTCCATGGAAGTGATCCATTACGCTCAGCCCGTGAGCTCACGAGGCAATCCGGGTCAATCAGCCAAGATGGTCAGTTCTGTGATGGAACAGCTCTCTCAAGATGCGAAATTTCGACGAGGAATGATGGCCAATAGTGCAATGGAAGACGATGACATCACTTCGACCATGACATCATCGTACTCGTCGCAGAATTTGCGCCGAAGTCCCACTCGAAACCTAGCACCGTCACCCTCCAGAATATCGCCTTCGCGAACTTGCATGACGGATACTGAGCTACTTCGGTCTCCCACTGAAGTATTGTATGCCGTCTCCGATAAGCACAAGCATCACCACAACGAGCGTCTGGCAGATTCAGCCAGTCAAACCATCCACAATGACATTCACCCTAGATATCATCAACCTCCCTCTCATCACCATCGCACTTCTCGAGCGTCCTCAAGGGAGGATCTCTTGAGCGATGTGCCCAGTAGTTACAGGAACGGTGAGCTCAACAACCGAGTGATGTCCAGATCGGCGGATCCTTATCGTTACAGGGACGACGACAAAGAGAATAACTTCAAAGCTAGAATCCAAGTAGTGTCTCCTGATCGGGTCGCTTCAGTGGATCGGTTCAATCGAAAGCCTTACAAGACCACCATTAATACCGCTACCGACAATATCCAGTACCGAGGCAACACTTTGAATAACAAGAACAATAGTAACCTGTATCAAAAGAACCACCATCACTCTTACCGTAACCGATCCTCGGAGACTGAGCATTACAAGGTGCCCAAAAACAAAGCCCCtgttgaatattttggaaatggcTCCATTCGACCCGCTTCAGTCCAGTCATTGCAGTACCATGACTCGGACCAATCGTCGATCAACCCGTATAATGGGCAAAGCCGATTCGCATCCACACGGCTGGTGAAAAATGCAGACACCGTGAACTCGAAGAGACATCACTCTCAGCATCATCTGAATGGACGAGAGTTGGACAGGGAAGGAAGGACCATTCGAAGATCCACAGAGGGCAGGGGCCGGACATATTCAGGCTGTAGCACCAGTCCAGATCGAGAAACATCCCCTGACCGGTATAGTAAGCCCAAGGCACCGCCTCGTTCCTATAGTTATATTCAAAATCGTTCCCCTAGTTCATCACCCACTCGACCCCCGCGATCGAGATCGAGTCCAGCTAAAGAGATCATCGGTAATGTGATCCGCAGAGCCACTAACCACAGTGGACCACCGAGGCAGGTTGAGAGAACGCCTAGCAATCGAGCCCAAACCTCAGCCCGCCACCCAATCAAAGACATAAGGCGGGTCCACAACGACTTCCGTCGAGAGCACTCAAGTCCATCCATTCGTGCCACGGAGGAGTCGGAGGACAGATTGTCCAAGTTCACAGAATACCGGGGGGATGACTCGAGCTCTTACAATCAACGGGTGGACCGCCGAGGTAGCAGCGTGGCGTATGATCACCGACGCCAAAATGACGATTATAGCAGTGTTGAGGATAGGGAACGAGGCCAGAGTCTGCCCCCAGGAGCTACCATTGACTCTATCCGAGATTTTTATAAATCATCTCAGTTCAAGTCCATGTATGCTCTTCCACCCAGTCCAAGTCGACCCGCCCCTGTTTTGGATCGAGCTCCATCGACCTCGACTTTGAGTCGCCGAGACCACAGTGTTGGTCGATCTAAACGTCCCAACCGAGTGTCAATTTCTGAGGGTGAGATCACCGATGATGCCAATCGCATTGGAAGCCTTCAGCGCCCAAGGCCACCCAAAGTGATGAACTCGGCGGCAGCCATGAGTCAACATGGATCTCATCGTCCCATTCCGCCCGCTCGAAAGGCATCCACCAAGAGACAAGCGCCAAGTCCGCCAGGCCAGCCACGTCTCATTCGTCGAGTGGTTTCTAGTGACCGCGACGAGCGAGGTCACCACGGAATGACTGATCAAATGAGACGAGTAGCGAGTGCTGACCGAGGATTGCAACATCCTCCGGCTAGAAAACCCTTGGGACGACAGACCAGCATGGGAGAGCCCCTGGATTCGAGTTTCTCAGAGAGTGACGGATTAATTCCAGAGCAG CGTCCGTGGTCGTCAGTCTCTGAAGAAGAGCTCGAATTCGAGATTGATGCCTTAACCAACGAGTTGGATCGTGCTCCAAGCATGTCACAACTAAGTACGACTTCATCGCGGTTGCGGCCAATGAGCCATCGCTCGGCTGCCACTACAACCGTTATCcacctacatcaacccaaagAGAGGAGGGGCAACGCAATAATTTATGACAAAACACCCACATTGTCATACACATTCATACAG GATCGCGTCAATGACTCAGGTCGTCGGTGGACTGCTGCCCAATCAGATCTGGAATCTGATTATAGACGAGACCTAGCCACAAGTGGCTTGCATCATGAGGCACGTGGGCGGGATGGCGGAGGAgggggtggaggaggaggatcaatCGCTGGGATCAATAGCGGTACTCTTCGAAAGCGTAGCTTAGATCGGAGACGGGATAGTGGAGCTTCTCCAGTGGGACGAGCCTCGAGTACAGCTCGAGAGGAGGAAAGACGAAAGGTCTTAGAAATAGAGGAGGAACGCCTCCGACGGGAGCGAGAGGTTCAATTACGCCGAAATGCAGCCATCGGAAGATCAAATAGTCGAGTGAACAGAGCAGGGCTGACCTCGCAAGGACTGGGTCCAAAATCTCGATCAAGACAACTCTTGGATGACCACGAGTCACAATATTCGGGTCACTCGAGCTCTAGTGCAATGCGAAAAGATCCGATCAAAGTCAATCGGGTAGAGCCCCACAATCGAATCATTCGAGTTAAACGCAACCCGAGTAACGCAGCCAGCGCTAATGGGGCCCTCAATGGAGGCGCCCGGTCCACGTTGAACCGCAAGAAAATGCCTGGCAGTGTTACGTCTTCCATCAATAGCTCGGAGAGTGAACAAGGTAGCCAGGGGGCCGGTGGATCAAATGCAAATGCTCAACGCTCCGTGTTCCTACACGCCGCTTGTGTTGCAGACATTCCAACTCCCGCAGAGAAACGAATTCCCCCTCCACGTGCTCTATCGGCCGAAAGTCGAGAGAATTTGAACAGGAATGCAACCCAGGGAACGGGTGGAGGTCCCCCGCAGTCAAACTTGAAGAACTCCAAAAAGATTTCGCGTTCCATTTCTCTTCTGGCGCCTTGGAAGCCAAGGAATGTGCAGAGGAATCAGGAAATTCATTACAATAACGGCGCCATGTTCAatggcggcggcggcggcggagCTTCTGGTAAACCTCCACGACCTCCACCGGTAGCCCGAAGAAGTGCTACAATGCAACGTGATAAGAAATCGGCCTCGTCAAGTGACCTCCTTCAGAGTGATCCCTTACCTCCACCACAATCACCTCCGTCTCCGGAGATGCCCATGGTGATTGGAGAGCAACGCTCCGGAGTAAGAGCAGCCACAAATGGAGCGGGTGGAAAACCATCGAGCAAAGTGTCAAGGTCTGTGTCCATGCCAAAAGACTCGCGATTGGCTGGTTGGTTCAAGAAAAGGAAGCGAGTGTAA